The following proteins are co-located in the Syngnathus scovelli strain Florida chromosome 5, RoL_Ssco_1.2, whole genome shotgun sequence genome:
- the LOC125969172 gene encoding ras and Rab interactor 2 isoform X3 yields the protein MDSHISSNNPQDAPMIRSGSFFKLIDAFALELGELKKEMVHTSPTVDQEPADTQGLESEVSGEVNGIYLEPPQCSSVRCERDYGYDSLRRRMSVLDRLTQTHTAWLLLSVSEEEAKHILLKQPPGVFLVRKSVTLQRKVLSVCLKEDGAGSTISHFPVRESHYTFSLDGSGISFADLFRLVAFYCISRDVLPIPLKLPEAIASAKTQKDLEEVAQLGPGFWDSALCSQRPTSHLPSRPSSRTLSPQRTSRTTEEEGSERHHTGPHCDSAPPTLRHRASSPRSEKSHSSATLCFVNPLFFQTRQHHHCEVNLSLHDTINVSMKSTSGSGQESERHQEEIKVDRKSHPPPRPPPPRLMLRRRPAPPPPGPAALTTRPKSMPVAIPVAPKQQRAPTRRPAPPPPTMGAKHSSPLKGSGRSPIHVPSNPPPPRLNKPLMPQHCHIALDDETIAQAIARVKPPACVPDDIPVENSSVSPSIQNERGLQRLSDMSMSTSSTESLEYSQSPGFSLGMGSTQSCHLNHQDTDTVEDTSEDDDEDDDDDGEEEVEEDYGVGLEADLEMRLRQSFKARRRRVGVSLSGGSFILPQALKGRLRKVSGMLTSLMTPERRAVKKIAELSRNKSSYFGSLVQDYISFVQENRGCHTSGEDFLQTLRQFMTQMKAYLCQSSELDPPIESLIPEDVIEQVLEKAMHKCVLKPLKTFIDVALHDFQVNCGDWQQMKDNLALAKSKRPQELGVDGAVPPDAMAIGKIRHKFLSMRKMYSPEKKVSLLLRVCKLIYTIMQDNSGRMYGADDFLPMLTYVVAQCDLPQLDMDIQYMMELLDPSLLQGEGGYYLTSAYGAMALIKNFQEEQAARVLSSEARNTLHQWHRRRTAQRSAPTVDDFQVAHLT from the exons ATGGACTCTCACATTTCAAGTAACAATCCACAAGATGCCCCCATGATTCGAAGCGGCAGCTTCTTTAAG CTGATTGATGCATTTGCGCTGGAGCTTGGGGAGTTAAAGAAGGAGATGGTTCACACCTCTCCCACAGTGGACCAGGAGCCTGCGGACACACAAGG GCTAGAGAGCGAGGTGAGTGGCGAGGTTAATGGCATTTACCTGGAACCCCCTCAATGCAGCAGCGTGAGGTGCGAGAGGGATTATGGATATGACTCATTACGGAGGAGGATGAGCGTCTTGGACAGATTGACTCAAACACACACCGCATGGCTGCTGCTGTCAGTCAGTGAAGAGGAAGCCAAACACATCCTCCTTAAACAGCCGCCAGGG GTTTTCTTGGTAAGGAAGTCAGTCACTCTCCAGAGGAAGGTCCTCTCTGTGTGTCTGAAAGAGGATGGGGCAGGAAGCACCATCAGCCACTTTCCTGTCAGAGAAAGCCACTATA CGTTTTCTCTCGATGGATCTGGAATCAGCTTTGCAGATCTTTTTCGTCTCGTGGCTTTCTACTGTATAAGCAG GGATGTCTTGCCCATCCCTCTCAAACTCCCAGAAGCCATTGCATCTGCCAAGACACAAAAAGATCTGGAAGAGGTGGCTCAACTTGGACCAG GCTTTTGGGACTCTGCCCTGTGCAGCCAGCGTCCGACCTCCCACCTTCCCAGTCGACCCTCTAGCCGAACTCTCAGCCCCCAACGGACAAGCAGGACCACTGAGGAAGAAGGGTCGGAGCGTCATCATACTGGGCCCCACTGTGACAGCGCACCACCGACATTACGTCACCGGGCTTCTTCTCCTCGAAGTGAAAAAAGCCATTCCAGTGCTACTCTCTGCTTTGTCAACCCACTGTTTTTCCAAACTCGGCAGCACCATCACTGTGAGGTCAATCTATCTTTGCACGACACTATAAATGTGTCTATGAAATCCACAAGCGGCAGCGGCCAAGAGAGTGAGCGGCACCAAGAAGAGATAAAAGTGGATCGCAAATCGCACCCCCCTCCACGACCACCCCCACCTCGCTTGATGCTTCGCAGGCGACCGGCCCCACCTCCACCTGGACCTGCAGCACTTACCACCAGACCCAAAAGCATGCCAGTGGCCATTCCTGTGGCCCCAAAGCAGCAGCGGGCCCCCACCAGGCGCCCCGCTCCACCTCCACCGACAATGGGTGCTAAACACAGCAGCCCACTCAAAGGTTCAGGGAGATCACCGATCCATGTGCCTTCAAACCCACCACCTCCAAGACTCAATAAGCCACTTATGCCCCAACACTGCCACATTGCCCTTGATGATGAGACCATTGCCCAAGCTATAGCTCGAGTCAAGCCACCTGCTTGCGTTCCGGATGATATTCCGGTCGAGAACAGCAGTGTGAGTCCATCGATCCAAAACGAGAGAGGACTTCAACGACTCAGTGACATGAGCATGTCGACTTCTTCTACTGAGTCATTGGAATATTCACAATCTCCCGGGTTCTCCCTGGGCATGGGTTCCACCCAGTCATGCCACCTTAACCATCAAGACACAgacacagtagaggacacaagtgaggacgatgatgaagatgatgacgatgatggtgAAGAGGAAGTGGAGGAGGACTATGGGGTGGGCCTCGAGGCTGACTTGGAAATGCGTCTCCGTCAGTCCTTCAAAGCGAGGAGGCGCAGGGTGGGTGTGAGCCTAAGCGGGGGATCATTTATTCTTCCCCAGGCCTTGAAGGGACGCTTACGCAAGGTCAGCGGTATGCTCACCTCCTTGATGACGCCAGAGAGACGGGCAGTGAAAAAGATTGCTGAGCTGTCCAGGAACAAAAGTTCATATTTTGGCTCCCTGGTCCAGGACTATATTAGCTTTGTTCAGGAGAATCGGGGTTGCCACACTTCAGGGGAGGATTTTCTGCAGACACTCAGGCAGTTCATGACGCAGATGAAAGCTTACTTGTGCCAAAGTTCGGAGCTGGACCCTCCGATAGAGTCGCTCATTCCTGAAGATGTGATTG AACAGGTGTTGGAAAAGGCCATGCACAAGTGTGTGCTGAAGCCTCTGAAGACTTTCATCGACGTGGCCTTACATGACTTTCAG gTGAACTGTGGAGATTGGCAGCAGATGAAAGACAATTTAGCCTTGGCTAAGTCCAAGAGGCCTCAGGAGCTGGGAGTGGACGGTGCGGTACCACCTGACGCTATGGCCATTGGGAAGATTCGACACAAGTTCCTCAGCATGAGGAAGATGTACTcacctgagaaaaaggtgtcacTGCTGTTACGTGTATGCAAGCTCATCTACACCATCATGCAGGACAACTCAG GGAGGATGTACGGCGCTGATGACTTCCTGCCCATGTTGACGTATGTGGTTGCACAATGTGACTTGCCTCAGCTGGACATGGACATCCAGTACATGATGGAGCTGCTGGATCCATCTCTTCTTCAAGGAGAAG